The following DNA comes from Halorhabdus tiamatea SARL4B.
CGGATCGCCGACTTCGAGGTAATTCGCCCCGAAGTCGAAGACACATCCGTTTCGCCGTCGACTCGCCATCCGCCCCCCAACCCTGTCCATCTCGTAGACGGTGACGTCGGCGTCACTCAACGCGTAAGCTGCGCCGGCTCCGGCGATCCCGCCACCGACAATCCCGATTTCGTCGCTCATAGTAGCTCTTCGCCGGCGGGTACCTAAAAGTCGGGCTTGCAGGCAGGTACTGTCCCATTTCGTCTACAACCGGTTGTTGTCGTCGTTGCGCGCCAGAAGTAGCGGGAGGTGGATCTGAACCACGGTCGTTCCGCATTCGCTCCACTCCCTGCTTCAAATCCACTCGTATACGATTTGCTGCTCACGGACTTGTTCGCAGCAAAATAGTAGCGGGAGGCGGATTTGAACCACGCGAAACGCTCGCTACGCTCGCGTTTCTCTATTTCAAAACCACTCTATACGATTTGCTGCTCACGGACTTGTTCGCAGCAAAATAGTAGCGGGAGGTGGATTTGAACCACCGATCTGCGGGTTATGAGCCCGCCGGAATCTCCTAGCTATCCCATCCCGCTACCCCATTGTACCCTCGGTCGTCAATTAAGGGTTGTGATTCGGATGCCGTCCGTTAATTCCTCCCGTGGATCTAGGCCCGGTCTTCCTGATGGACTCGCCAGGTGAACAGACTCTCGAAAACGTAGTTTACCGTCATCGCCACCGCGATCGCGATCGGACTCGCCGCCAGGAACCACAGGTCCACGTCGAAGACGACCAGCGTTATGGCCAACTGCTGAGTGAGGACCCAGTAGACGCCCAGTTGAACCGCCACACCGCCCGACCTGACGAGGTGTGAGCGCACCAGCCGACCCAGAATTGACCGCGGGCGTCGCTCTCCTTCCCGGGCGAACGTCCAGCGGTCGTTGACGGCGAACATCACCAGGATCGCTGCCTCGATACCGGCAGCCTTCGCCCACATCTCGGGGACGCCGGCTCCGAGACGTAATCCGGCCAGGACCGCGTTGTCGACAACTGCGCCGACGACGCCGACTGACGCGAACTTGCCGAAGCGGACGCCCGACAGCAGCGCGCCGACCGTCCGTCCCGCACTGGGATCCGTCATATATCCTCCCGGTAGACGAGCGCACTCTCGTCGCCCCGGTGGATCGAACCCGGCGCAGACGGACGGTCCGCTGCGAGCTTGGCTGCCCGCCGACGCGCTGCGAGCAGGGTCCGGGCGAGCGACAGCGACGTCCGGACCGGCGAGACCGTCGACCCAGGCTGGTCGACCCACGTGACCGGCACCTCCGTGATTCGAAGGTCCAGCGCCCCCGCGATCGCGACCAACTCGACGTCCCAGGCAAACCCGGGCTCGAAGATGTGCTCGCGAACTGATTCCCAGGCTGATTCCGAGATCGCCTTCGCTCCACACTGATAATCGTACAGCCGCGCTTCGAGGGATCGTCGCGCCAGCCAGGCGAACCCGTCGCCCAGAAATCGCCGGCCGAGCGTCTGATGGCTCGTGACGTTCGCGTCCGGATGGCGACGCGACCCGACAGCGAGATCCGCTCGCTCCGCGAGGACGGGGCCGAGGACATCAGCAAAATCGTCGGCAGGTACCGACCCGTCCGCGTCCGCGAACGCGAGCACTCCGGTATCGAGACTCTCGAACCCGGCGGTGATCGCGGCCCCTTTCCCACGTCGATACGGGACCGCGTTGACGCGGGCGGGGAGGTCTCGGAGCCGCTCGGCTGTCTCCGCGCTGGCCGCGTCGAGTTCGATCAGGAGGGCGTCGGGATCGATGGTCGATCGGAGGGTCTGAACGTACGATTCGAGCGCGGGGACGTCGGGGCGGTAGGCCGGCACGACGACACCGACGGACCGACTCATTGCCGAAGCGTTCGAGGGAACGACCAAAAGCCGTTTGGGTTCGACACTCGCGTCGCTTCCGACGCTGGGTCCTCTGGTCGGTTGATGACACAAGACGTTTAGGCGAGTTCGGCGTTCTCCCGCGTGATGGAGTTCGGGCTCGTCCTGACGTGGCTTGCGGTCTACCTCGTAGTGCTGTTTGTCGGATTTATCATCACGCGCGCGGTGCTGGCCGGACTGGCTGACGAGGGGGCCGGGATTGCCCTTCCGGCTGCACTGGCGATCGTCTGGGTGGTGACGTACCTTCTCGGCCACGTCTCGCTCCCAATCGGGCTGTGGGCTGGACTCGCGACGCTCGCGGCCGTGGCTGTCCTCGCCCGACGCAGGCGGACAGGTCGGATCGACCTCTCCCCTTTCCTGGAGACCGCGGCAGTGTTTACGGTGGCGTTCCTCCTTCTGGTCGCGATCCGGGCATTCGACCCCGCTGTCCACCCCGGCGGGGGCGAGAAGTTCCTCGATTTCGGCCTCCTTCGGTCGCTGTTGCGTGGGTCGACGCTGCCACCCGCGGACTTCTGGTTCGCCGGCGAACCCGTCCAGTACTACTACGGTGGCCACCTGCTCGCGTCGATGCTCGCCCGGCTGACGGGGACAGCCGGCCGATACGCGTACAACCTCGCCCTCGCCGGCTTCTACGCGATGGTGGTGACCGCAGCCTACGGACTGGCGAAGAACGTCGCTGTCGACCGCGAGCTTCCGGGACGGCTGGCCGGTGGGCTCGGGGCCTTTTTCGTCGGGGTTGCGAGCAACCTCGTGCCGGCCGGTCAGCTCGTCGTCCTCGCGCTTCCCGCCGGGCTCTCGGCACGGCTGGCTGAGACGGCCGGCTTCGACCTCGAGGGACTCGCGACCGGGCTCGCGAACTTCGATTACTGGACGGCGAGCCGGGTAATTCCGGGGACGATCAACGAGTTCCCGGTGTTCGCCTGGCTCAACGGCGACATGCACGCTCACATGACGAGCACGCCGTTCCTGTTGCTCGCGGCGACGCTGCTGTATGGCTACTACCGGACGCCCGCCGACCAGCGAATGCGCCGACTGGGGTTGCTCTCCGCGCTCGGTCCCCTGGCGGCGATGCTCGCCGTCGTCAACACCTGGTCGTTCCCGTCGGTGGGCGGACTCACCGTCTTGACCGTGGCGCTCGCGCCCGCGAGCCCCCAATCGCTGCTTCCCGCTCACTTCTCCCAGCGGCTGGCCTCGAAGGACTGGTGGCGACGCGAGACGGTCCGACACTTCCTTGCAGTTGCGGCCGGGACCGCCGTACTCGCAATCGGGTTCGCCCTCTCAGTTCCCTTCTGGCTTGCCGCGGCCAGTGGCGGCCAGGGGATCGGCCTGTTCCCGCCCCGGAGCGGTCTCGGACCGCTGTTGCTCGTCCACGGTGCGTTCCTGGTGGCGTTCGGACTCTACTTCGCACGTTACACTATGCCACACCTGAACCGCCCGTGGGAGATCGTGGGGCTGGTTGTGGCGCTGTTGGTCGTGACTCTGCTGGCCGACGCCCCGGCCGTCGCGCTCTTCGGGACGCTGATTCTCGGCGGGTGGGCCCTTCGGCGGATCGATGCCCACGCGGACGGCCCGACGCCTGGCTTCGAGACAATTTTGATCGTGGCCGGGGCGGGCCTGGCACTGCTCGTCGAGTTCGTCTTCGTTCGCGAGCACGCCGGGCCAGGCCGGATGAACACCGTCTTCAAGGTCTACGCCCAGGTCTGGATTCTCTGGAGTGCGGCGATCGGTGTCGTCCTCGCCGGGCTCGTCGCTGACCGGCGACCCTCGATCGGCCTCAGACGTGTGGGCTGGCGACGCGGGTTCGCCGTCCTGACGGCCGCACTCGTTCTCGTCACCG
Coding sequences within:
- a CDS encoding GtrA family protein; its protein translation is MTDPSAGRTVGALLSGVRFGKFASVGVVGAVVDNAVLAGLRLGAGVPEMWAKAAGIEAAILVMFAVNDRWTFAREGERRPRSILGRLVRSHLVRSGGVAVQLGVYWVLTQQLAITLVVFDVDLWFLAASPIAIAVAMTVNYVFESLFTWRVHQEDRA
- a CDS encoding glycosyltransferase, with translation MSRSVGVVVPAYRPDVPALESYVQTLRSTIDPDALLIELDAASAETAERLRDLPARVNAVPYRRGKGAAITAGFESLDTGVLAFADADGSVPADDFADVLGPVLAERADLAVGSRRHPDANVTSHQTLGRRFLGDGFAWLARRSLEARLYDYQCGAKAISESAWESVREHIFEPGFAWDVELVAIAGALDLRITEVPVTWVDQPGSTVSPVRTSLSLARTLLAARRRAAKLAADRPSAPGSIHRGDESALVYREDI
- a CDS encoding DUF2298 domain-containing protein, with the translated sequence MEFGLVLTWLAVYLVVLFVGFIITRAVLAGLADEGAGIALPAALAIVWVVTYLLGHVSLPIGLWAGLATLAAVAVLARRRRTGRIDLSPFLETAAVFTVAFLLLVAIRAFDPAVHPGGGEKFLDFGLLRSLLRGSTLPPADFWFAGEPVQYYYGGHLLASMLARLTGTAGRYAYNLALAGFYAMVVTAAYGLAKNVAVDRELPGRLAGGLGAFFVGVASNLVPAGQLVVLALPAGLSARLAETAGFDLEGLATGLANFDYWTASRVIPGTINEFPVFAWLNGDMHAHMTSTPFLLLAATLLYGYYRTPADQRMRRLGLLSALGPLAAMLAVVNTWSFPSVGGLTVLTVALAPASPQSLLPAHFSQRLASKDWWRRETVRHFLAVAAGTAVLAIGFALSVPFWLAAASGGQGIGLFPPRSGLGPLLLVHGAFLVAFGLYFARYTMPHLNRPWEIVGLVVALLVVTLLADAPAVALFGTLILGGWALRRIDAHADGPTPGFETILIVAGAGLALLVEFVFVREHAGPGRMNTVFKVYAQVWILWSAAIGVVLAGLVADRRPSIGLRRVGWRRGFAVLTAALVLVTGIYGGLALSQHFANGPTGTATGEPTLDALAFVEADHPGEAPAIRWLDDLEGQPTIVSRPGTDIYRWVNGPSSLTGIPTVAGWVHETGYREPAAYWKRVDDVEQIFTGEPAVQRGLLAAYGVEYIYVGPLERGAYDEITVDRIDAVTVAESWNEVTIYRVDQNALPS